The following are encoded in a window of Panicum virgatum strain AP13 chromosome 5N, P.virgatum_v5, whole genome shotgun sequence genomic DNA:
- the LOC120676610 gene encoding uncharacterized protein LOC120676610, whose product MAANSTPAPRLRSAPAPYYYISDLASGIPIRVGYGPAQIGFSILSLNLCTRIGSGSNAPHLFRKGTGTRATAAASTMAPAFSAHIPALRRGALCVRWVPAALFSSGMLAGDKPILVRDFVRSALYDPNHGYFSKRAGPVGVLDASIRFNQLEGRSAYMQHLDKLYKKHDIAWFTPVELFKPWYAYAIAASILRTANLSVPLKIYEIGGGSGTCAKCILDYMMLNAPPKVYNDMKYISVEISSYLAEKQLETVGEVQSHLSKFSVEHRDATYRSGWGRKDPHPCWVLMLEVLDNLPHDLVYSPDQVSPWMEVWIEKINGSSQASEVYKPLQDPLISRCVEITGMNEDKASVSEKLAFAAKGVLSKVLPKPRRAWLPTGCLKLMDTLHQALPSMSLIASDFSYLPDVSIPGDRAPLVSSKKDGKTSDHCNYLDAQGDADIFFPTDFRLLEQIDHHCSGFSKEQKNPGAFKPVKKRRTIILDTAAFMEEFGLPLKTRTKDGYNPLLEDFKNTKFYLSVPTHNRK is encoded by the exons ATGGCGGCCAACTCGACGCCGGCACCAAGGCTCCGCTCGGCTCCCGCTCCATATTATTATATATCCGATTTGGCGAGCGGCATTCCCATTCGGGTCGGGTACGGACCCGCACAAATTGGCTTCTCTATTCTCTCTCTCAACCTCTGTACCCGAATCGGATCGGGCTCGAACGCACCGCACCTGTTTCGGAAAGGAACGGGTactcgcgccaccgccgccgcctcaactATGGCGCCGGCGTTCTCGGCGCACATCCCCGCGCTCCGACGTGGAGCGCTGTGCGTGCGGTGGGTACCCGCGGCGCTGTTCTCGTCGGGGATGCTCGCCGGCGACAAGCCCATTCTG GTGCGCGACTTCGTGAGGTCTGCGCTGTACGACCCCAACCATGGCTACTTCTCCAAGCGGGCGGGACCGGTGGGCGTGCTCGACGCCAGCATCCGTTTTAATCAGCTCGAGG GGAGGAGTGCTTATATGCAGCATCTTGATAAGCTGTATAAGAAGCATGATATTGCTTGGTTTACTCCTGTGGAACTCTTTAAG CCATGGTATGCCTACGCAATAGCAGCATCGATTCTGCGTACAGCAAATCTTTCAGTCCCGTTGAAG ATATACGAGATTGGTGGTGGTTCTGGGACATGTGCAAAGTGCATACTTGATTACATGATGCTTAATGCACCGCCCAAAGTTTACAATGATATGAAATACAT CTCAGTAGAGATTAGCTCCTATCTTGCTGAGAAGCAATTGGAAACTGTTGGCGAAGTGCAAAGCCATTTATCGAAGTTTTCAGTGGAGCACCGCGATGCGACTTACAGATCTGGATGGG GCCGCAAGGATCCACATCCATGTTGGGTCCTCATGCTTGAG GTACTTGACAATCTACCTCATGACCTCGTCTATTCACCAGATCAGGTCTCTCCATGGATGGAAGTGTGGATTGAAAAAATAAACGGCAG TTCACAAGCCTCCGAAGTCTATAAGCCACTACAAGACCCATTAATTTCCCGCTGTGTTGAAATTACTGGCATGAATGAAGACAAAGCTTCTGTAAGTGAAAAACTAGCATTTGCTGCGAAAGGAGTTCTATCAAAAGTACTTCCAAAGCCTCGTAGAGCTTGGTTGCCGACTGGATGTTTG AAACTAATGGATACTTTACATCAAGCTTTACCAAGCATGTCCCTTATTGCTTCAGACTTCAGCTATCTTCCAGATGTTAGCATACCTGGTGACAGAGCTCCACTGGTTTCATCAAAG AAGGATGGGAAAACATCAGATCATTGCAACTACCTGGATGCTCAG GGTGACGCAGACATCTTCTTCCCAACCGATTTCCGGCTCCTGGAGCAGATCGACCATCACTGCTCTGGCTTCTCGAAAGAGCAGAAGAACCCTGGCGCATTTAAGCCTGTGAAGAAGAGGAGGACAATTATA CTTGATACTGCAGCGTTCATGGAGGAGTTTGGCCTGCCATTGAAGACAAGGACCAAAGATGGGTATAATCCGCTTCTTGAAGATTTCAAGAACACGAAGTTCTATCTCAGTGTTCCTACCCACAACAGGAAGTAG
- the LOC120675100 gene encoding uncharacterized protein LOC120675100 → MLLAFSSTVQPACKTSEDHSQGKFSFLCIPHLLCCYYLLLLLPLAPKIVQCLCPQMDRDRCNWDGPTTRLFLDLCIAEKEKFNFTNQGLTRDGWHNVQRSFKERAGARYTNKQMSNKLQALKKDTEPGRNYTRPVADTAEATEPCGAPPPNLDQLDILFGSHQDRGSFMYAGGISESTTPPSHDPADPSFKRAVEDNEVNSPPKKKCCSMEDYMKEISESIVHRRSREHTREQAEVFEVMEMLKQDGVPEGSELSIGPVKNSVCRA, encoded by the exons ATGCTCCTCGCCTTCAGCTCGACAGTACAACCTGCGTGCAAAACGAGCGAAGACCACAGTCAAGGCAAGTTTTCGTTCCTTTGCATTCCACATCTCTTATGTTGTTATTATCTGCTGCTTCTCCTGCCCCTTGCACCCAAAATTGTACAATGCCTTTGTCCACAGATGGATCGAGACCGTTGTAATTGGGACGGGCCAACTACCCGATTGTTCCTTGACCTCTGTATTGCTGAGAAGGAGAAATTCAACTTCACTAATCAGGGGTTAACTAGGGACGGGTGGCATAACGTGCAACGCAGTTTCAAAGAACGTGCAGGCGCTCGATATACAAACAAGCAGATGAGCAACAAACTGCAGGCTTTGAAAAAAGATACCGAGCCTGGAAGGAACTACACAAGACCAGTGGCC GATACCGCAGAGGCTACTGAACCGTGTGGTGCACCACCTCCTAACCTTGACCAACTGGATATTCTGTTCGGATCCCACCAAGACAGGGGATCATTCATGTATGCCGGTGGTATAAGTGAGTCAACCACCCCTCCAAGCCACGATCCTGCTGACCCCTCCTTCAAAAGAGCAGTTGAGGACAACGAGGTTAACAGCCCACCAAAGAAAAAGTGCTGCAGTATGGAGGACTACATGAAGGAGATATCTGAAAGCATTGTCCATCGGAGGTCTCGTGAGCATACCCGTGAGCAGGCGGAGGTTTTCGAAGTCATGGAAATGCTGAAACAAGACGGTGTTCCCGAGGGGTCCGAGCTAAGCATTGGACCTGTCAAGAACTCGGTTTGTCGTGCGTAG
- the LOC120676146 gene encoding snRNA-activating protein complex subunit-like → MNMILWYSGDSVKSKGSKTSSEKIEIATSLKLVGAPWKNKPLRSDEHRPVVHPEVILCVEIYQKKYGSVKCQELLVLGSQFLTDLRDNICCLTDKLMKVAGQHDHSGYFLIEDTFYNDMRHRSATDYSKPILDWLQNSSDEVSEKWDTITSGVLKKRQKDLLRGLNISNMPEFKSERMQTTRFSDLHFRPGAGYLYCHQGSCKHTIVIRDMRLIHQEDSQNQTDYPLQTFQLQKRLQKCSVCQIYPATKMTVDDKWALNNPCYFCIKCHYLLHYKEDNTLLYQHTVYDFIQE, encoded by the exons ATGAATATGATTCTTTGGTACAGTGGCGATTCTGTGAAGTCTAAAGGTTCCAAAACATCATCTGAGAAAATTGAAATAGCGACATCTCTTAAATTAGTCGGCGCTCCTTGGAAG AACAAACCTTTAAGATCTGATGAGCACAGGCCTGTGGTCCATCCAGAAGTAATTCTTTGTGTTGAAATTTATCAGAAGAAATATGGATCTGTGAAG TGCCAGGAACTTCTCGTGTTGGGAAGCCAGTTCCTTACTGATCTGAGGGATAATATTTGTTGTTTGACTGATAAGCTGATGAAGGTGGCTGGACAACATGATCATTCCGGATATTTCCTTATTGAG GACACGTTCTACAACGACATGAGACATCGTTCTGCCACTGATTACAGTAAACCCATACTAGATTGGCTTCAGAATTCCAGTGATGAGGTTTCAGAGAAGTGGGATACCATAACATCTGGTGTTTTGAAGAAACGGCAGAAGGATCTACTGAGGGGTTTGAATATTTCTAACATGCCTGAATTTAAATCTGAAAGAATGCAAACAACTCGTTTCTCTGACCTGCACTTCCGGCCTGGTGCTGGGTACCTCTACTGCCATCAG GGGAGCTGCAAGCATACGATCGTGATAAGGGACATGAGGTTGATCCACCAGGAGGACTCGCAGAACCAAACAGATTACCCTCTACAGACGTTTCAGTTGCAGAAGCGCTTGCAGAAGTGCTCCGTGTGCCAGATCTACCCTGCCACCAAGATGACGGTCGACGACAAGTGGGCGCTGAACAACCCCTGCTATTTCTGCATCAAATGCCACTACCTCCTGCACTACAAGGAGGACAACACGCTGCTGTATCAGCACACTGTATATGATTTCATCCAGGAGTAA
- the LOC120674020 gene encoding uncharacterized protein LOC120674020 codes for MATPAAAALSCSCRPSPSCSPAALRRASVAQVSGAHSPRRRRRRRLRLAPLHVVDDSKEVQVETRAAADLPEERSRTDKMVDGMDFGELCNEFECISSPYVESTARQLARDILELREDNRAFNCYAVSVKYKDPLRTFVGREKYKRPLWITKALENPVVTVQEMSMQSTSNLTIKWAFRGKPKNPFFATIGGDVIVRVESQFVLNQISGQVLEQVDSWDLSASSFPAQTYFWLSRRVYSTVESGKDTIEAAKSTASKLSTKEDQNLEAYLDPSGDPTKFFQRPDDGFNQDVYQIGLLLAVIYFIVQFLKTIL; via the exons ATGGccacgccagccgccgccgcgctctcctGCTCCTGCCGCCCCTCGCCCTCATGCTcccccgccgcgctccgccgGGCGAGCGTCGCGCAAGTCTCCGGGGCCCattctcctcgccgccgccgccgccgccgccttcgtctCGCGCCGTTGCACG TTGTCGATGACTCGAAGGAGGTGCAGGTGGagacgcgcgccgccgccgatcttCCCGAGGAGAGGTCTCGGACGGATAAGATGGTCGACGGCATGGACTTCGGGGAGCTCTGCAACGAATTCGAGTGCATAAGCAGCCCCTACGTGGAGTCCACGGCGAGGCAGCTAGCGCGCGACATCCTCGAGCTGCGGGAGGACAACCGGGCATTCAACTGCTATGCTGTCTCCGTCAAATACAAG GATCCGCTCAGGACATTTGTTGGGCGTGAGAAGTACAAGAGGCCATTGTGGATCACCAAGGCATTGGAAAACCCTGTAGTG ACAGTCCAGGAAATGTCAATGCAATCGACAAGTAATCTGACCATCAAGTGGGCATTTAGAGGGAAGCCTAAGAATCCATTCTTTGCAACCATTGGAGGAGATGTCATTGTCCGTGTTGAATCACAGTTTGTCTTGAATCAGATAAGTGGCCAGGTACTCGAACAGGTTGACTCCTGGGACCTCTCTGCCTCGTCTTTTCCTGCCCAGACCTACTTCTGGTTGTCCAGAAGGGTTTACTCCACTGTTGAGTCCGGGAAGGATACAATCGAAGCTGCTAAGAGCACGGCATCAAAGCTGTCAACAAAGGAAGATCAGAATTTAGAGGCTTATCTGGATCCTTCTGGTGATCCTACAAAG TTCTTTCAAAGGCCAGATGATGGATTCAATCAAGATGTGTACCAGATTGGGCTTTTGCTGGCTGTGATCTACTTCATTGTACAGTTTTTGAAAACAATTCTGTGA
- the LOC120672212 gene encoding thioredoxin F, chloroplastic-like — protein MALRLSISSSHGPASSPAISTCRPVACGRFPALLGGSAASHKRSLTVMTGSEMRGVTPVRSSSLETTSVGAEAVTGQVTEVSKDTFWPIVKAAGDKVVVLDMYTQWCGPCKVMAPKFQEMSEKNLDVVFLKLDCNQDNKPLAKELGIKVVPTFKILKDGKVVKEVTGAKIDELARAIEIVKSS, from the exons ATGGCGTTACGCCTCTCCATCTCGTCGTCTCACGGgccggcctcctcgccggccatCTCCACATGCCGGCCGGTCGCCTGCGGGCGCTTTCCAGCCTTGCTTGGTGGCTCTGCAGCGTCCCACAAGAGGAGCCTGACGGTGATGACAGGCTCTGAGATGAGGGGAGTGACCCCCGTGAGGTCGAGCAGCTTGGAGACGACGTCGGTGGGAGCTGAGGCAGTTACCGGACAGGTCACGGAGGTGAGCAAGGATACCTTCTGGCCAATCGTCAAGGCAGCAGGAGACAAGGTTGTCGTCCTCGACATGTACACTCAATG GTGCGGCCCTTGCAAGGTGATGGCACCAAAATTCCAGGAGATGTCTGAGAAGAATCTCGATGTTGTTTTCCTTAAGCTCGATTGCAACCAGGACAACAAG CCTCTTGCAAAAGAGCTTGGCATAAAGGTTGTGCCAACATTCAAGATTCTCAAGGATGGGAAGGTTGTCAAGGAGGTCACTGGTGCCAAGATCGATGAATTAGCTCGTGCCATCGAGATAGTGAAGTCAAGCTGA